A single window of Castor canadensis chromosome 3, mCasCan1.hap1v2, whole genome shotgun sequence DNA harbors:
- the Bdkrb1 gene encoding B1 bradykinin receptor — protein sequence MSTGRLNQKTSQSSPCHQTPRRSHELPRFLSESLWMASQVLLQLQPSNQSQLFLPNTTFCDNALEAWDLLYRLLPAFIITICFFGLLGNVLVLSIFLLPRRRLTVAEIYLANLAASDLVFVLGLPFWAKNVWNQFNWPFGGLLCRVVNGVIKANLFISIFLVVAISQDRYRALVYPMVSRRWRRRRQAQATCMLIWVVGGLLSTPTFLLRSVNAIPDLNVSACILLFPHGAWHFARIVELNVLGFLLPLAAIIFFNYHILASLRGREEASRTRCGGPKGSKTTVLILMLVAAFLVCWAPYHFFAFLEFLVQVRAIQGCFWEEFTDLGLQLTNFFAFFNSCLNPVIYVFVGRLFRTKVWELYK from the coding sequence GTCACTGTGGATGGCATCCCAGGTCCTGCTGCAGCTCCAGCCCTCCAACCAAAGCCAACTGTTCCTTCCCAACACCACCTTCTGTGACAATGCTCTGGAAGCCTGGGACCTGCTGTACAGACTACTGCCAGCATTCATCATCACCATCTGTTTCTTCGGCCTCCTGGGAAATGTTTTAGTCCTGTCCATCTTCCTTCTGCCCCGGCGGCGACTGACCGTGGCAGAAATCTACCTGGCCAATCTGGCAGCTTCTGATCTGGTGTTTGTCTTGGGTTTGCCCTTCTGGGCAAAGAATGTCTGGAACCAGTTCAACTGGCCCTTTGGAGGCCTCCTCTGCCGTGTGGTCAATGGAGTCATCAAGGCCAATCTGTTTATCAGCATCTTCCTGGTGGTGGCCATCAGCCAGGACCGCTACAGGGCGCTGGTGTACCCCATGGTGAGCCGGAGGTGGAGGCGGCGGCGGCAGGCCCAAGCCACCTGCATGCTAATTTGGGTGGTGGGGGGCCTCTTGAGCACCCCCACATTCCTTCTGCGCTCTGTCAATGCCATCCCCGACCTGAACGTCTCTGCCTGCATCCTGCTGTTCCCCCACGGGGCCTGGCACTTCGCAAGGATTGTGGAGTTGAATGTGCTGggtttcctcctcccactggctGCAATCATCTTCTTCAATTATCACATCCTGGCCTCCCTGAGAGGGCGGGAGGAGGCCAGCAGGACCAGGTGTGGGGGCCCCAAGGGAAGCAAGACCACAGTGCTGATCCTCATGCTGGTGGCTGCCTTTCTGGTCTGCTGGGCCCCTTATCACTTCTTTGCCTTCCTGGAATTCCTGGTGCAGGTGCGAGCCATCCAGGGCTGCTTCTGGGAGGAGTTTACTGATCTGGGCCTACAGTTGAccaacttctttgctttcttcaacAGCTGCCTAAATCCAGTGATTTATGTCTTTGTGGGCCGGCTCTTCAGGACCAAGGTCTGGGAACTTTATAAATGA